From Manduca sexta isolate Smith_Timp_Sample1 unplaced genomic scaffold, JHU_Msex_v1.0 HiC_scaffold_2689, whole genome shotgun sequence:
AAGGGTCATATAATCGCTGCTCTTCACATGACATCCTGTAGCTGATACCACCAGTACAGAAATGGAAATGAGCACAAGAATCTTCGTCTGAGGCAAGATAGGGGGTGTCTGAATCGCAAGATCCAATTTTCAAAGACGACTGGTCGGTTTGGACAGCTTCACctgtattttagaaaaatatgttttagctTGTAGTAACATAAAAGAAttaatttgtacattttttacCGTTCAAAGTGACTGAAATGGCGCCAAGTATAGGGAATGGAGAGCCGCATAGTCCTCTGAAATCGTCCATGTCAATTGCCCAAGCTGCCGCTCCAGCTAAACCTGAGTTTATCACAAATTTCATCTGTGGACGAACAAAGAAGTTTAGTAATATAgacaaataatttacatttcattCCTTTTACGTACTTTTACCCACTTACCTTTTCTATAACAGTTGATGGTGTGTCGTAAGTAACCCATTGATTGTCGAATACAGCGTATGAATTACCAGCGTCATCTACCCCAGTGACTCCTTTACCTTCCCTTTCTGCCATACAAAtctaaaatgaaatacataGATGAAgagaatcaattttattttacatcgatcacaattgtttttctttaagtgatataaattttatgtataatctatactattatataaagctgaagagtttgtttgtttgtttgtttgaacgcgccaatctcaggaactaccggtccaaaccgaaaaattcttttacgttggatagccctttgttcgtggagtgctataggctatatatcatcaagctatacccaataggagcggggcagtaatggctaatctcaggaactaccggtccaaactgaaaaattatttttgcgttggatagccctttgttcgtggagtgctataggctatatatcatcacgctatacccaataggagcggggcagtaatggctaatctcaggaactaccggtccaaactgaaaaaatctttttgcgttagatagctctttgttcgtggagtgctataggttatatatcatcacgctatacccaataggatcggagcagtaatggctaatttcaggaactaccggtccaaactaaaaaatcttttttgcgttggatagccctttgttcgttgagtgctataggctatatatcatcacgctatattcagtaggagcggagcagtaatgaaacatgttgcttaaacggggaaaattatgagttttgagcgcttccgttgcctgcgctgcgtaaacggttaaagttatgcaacaatgatgtatgacgggattgtttcacttaaaagttctaaaaatatatgataaaacaaactcccccgctgcatctgtctgcctgaacgtgttaaactcaaaaactacctaacgtattaagatgaaatttggtatggagacagtttgagaccccgggaagaacataggctcccgggaaactactacttttataacggaaaactttagtctgaaaaactttataacgcgggcggagccgcgggcaaaagctagtattattatatacatgatAGGTACCTCAAAGTAAGCTAAAGATCCTTTGGTTTGAGTGTAAGGCCCTTCTTCTCCCCAGCCGCTTATCAGAGCTCCCGGTGACGGATGTGTCGATGGTGCTAAGGTATAACTGCGACCGAATAAAGGTATGCCGAGCACTAATTTTTCAGGGGCCATTCCGTGTCGAACTATATATTTCACCATGAATTCCTACAACAGaagcaattaaattatatgataatagTTCATatgcttaaattatttattttcagatataaaaaacatacgaTGTTGTCATATCGTTGGTCCCTGGAGGCTGCTCCAGGATCTCTGTGTAAAGCGCTGTGCTGTACAGCTCTGGCGGGAGGATCGTCTCTTTTCCCGTGAGTCATGTCCCAAGCTTGCAAGATCGTATAATCTGTTGCACCACTTACAGCACTGAGATCGTATCCGTCTTCAATTTGATATCTACGGAACAaacgtattttatttgcttatcacataaaaaaatatctatgaatTGTCATGACTTATTCGTAACTTACCTGAACGGTGGTAGCACGGTTGAAAGAAGAAGTCCGTATGGCGAAAATTTTTCCCTTATTTCATAAAGTAGAGACGTGAGCATTTCCCGTTCTTTGTCATCTTTTTCGCctggaattatataaaatagactTTAGTCTTGAACTGCAATCATTTAACAAGTAAATAATACTAACAAATTGAATACCGTACCCGGATAAACCCAATGAAGATCCAGACCGTCAAAATCATGCTCTTGCAAGAAGTTCAAAGcactttcaataaataaactgcGTCTTATTGGCTCTTGCACTATTTCACTAAATAGGCGATCAGTTCCTTCTCCCCCGATACTTAGAATAACTTTCAATCCAGGAATGCGACGTTTTAAGCCCGTGGCGATACGGTAGCCACCTGAAAATATCAAAAAGGTATTCATTAGTCGatataattctataaaaaattggGAGTAATATACCATTTTTAGTATTCCAACCTTTAACGACATCGTAGTCTTCATTTGATGGCACCACGGCGTATGTATGAGGATGTACGGTAGCGAAGGCATAATGTAAATGCGTACAGGAGCGAGGTACCAAGCTTGCGGTAAAGGCCAAAGGTGGTGCCCTATATGCAGCCCAGGACTCGACATAGCACACTACGATCCGGCGAACTGCACTCCCACCAGATGTCTGATGCATTTCTAAATGGAAAATAACggttaaatacttatttttatttattgtcaaggATACGACCGATCAAATTGTACAAATACCTTGTAAATTTGCATTTCCTAGTTGAAGTCTTTCATCATTGCGGTTAGTGCtgctacaaaaaataatgaatttagtacatttcaaagaatataaattagagaaaacaatgttgttttttttactcacTTGTTAAGATACGTTGCCGCTCCGTAATAATCTTTTAAGTTATTGGGTATAACTTCTGCATCCTAGAACAAAAGAAatcaatattgaattttatttagacaACACAGTATTTTCTAATACTTATCATAAATTTTTTTACCTCTGCGAATTTAAACGTCGAGTCTCCGTCGTAGACTTCAATAGGTCGTTTTTCAACTGCATCACGCAGGGGTACTCTGCCTTCCCCTTCATCGCGTATACTCCTAAAACAAAATCACCTTTACAAAATTGATACTCGTAACACGCCTTCAAAGGACGTATTACATTCGCATTTGTTTTAGGAATAATTActgaacttttttatttatatttacctgaGCGGTACACTTTCAACGGATGCTCGTACGGGTGGAGCAATGGGTTCGTGGTACGGAACTGTCTCAACTGCACTTTGTGTGAAGGTCCTAGGGGATGTATGTGGAGACGCTAATACATTGGCGTATAGCATCAATAGCCATAATGACTGCAACAAGAGAAATATGgctaattataaactttatgatTAATGATCAGAAATTGTTGTTGTTTTACATTCCATCTTATTTGAGAGTATCCTTGAAATAGGCTGTTTTGTGGCATTTCGTAGATAACCCAAACAACAGTTCAATTATaccttgattggtttatttattccatttaaTGACGCGATAAGTAGGTAAACAGTAGTAACAATacccatattattataaaaacactatGATACGGCATTATGCTCTTCACCCTGAGAGACCAGGTGTGAAGTTTCCTAACTTTAGGTAAGTAGTTCGACTTTAATATCCCTTACAGTTCTTGCCTTTTGCTACTAGGAGGCAGAAATAGAACTACGCATGCTTATGAGCGTTTTACTTGTCTTATCTCGTCATtcacattatatattaaaaatatacaaggtAAGAATATAGAATGTACTAGGTATAAACAGAATGCATGTTGTTCTCTTATTAAGAAACTTCTTCGTATTCCTGTCACCCACTGCAACACGTAAGAATTTGAGTGTACAAACTTTAGGAGGTTGTCGACCTACCACAAAAAGCTTTGTATACCTACATCCGTCAACAATGCAAATAGTAATCGAATTACTTCGGGACAAATAGACGAATCACAAGACGCTATTAATACCGATACGCGAAAAGGTCGCAAAAAAGGACATAAAGGAGTTTAAATGACTACTTATTGTAAGCCTTTGCCAacgtacaaaaaatacaattgtttactTGCTATATTATTATCGACGAGTTAAGTATGGTTCCCAAAGAAGATGCCTAATCTGAAAATAAGAAATGTGGGCGGAAGCGGTCATTGACTTATGGATCAAGTATCGCACGCGGTCTTCGCATAATTTACATAACTTGACAGACTCAAGAATTAAAATCAACACTTGAGATGGGGTCACCAAGGTTTATGTTTATTCAGGGTTCATAGGTCCTACTAGTAAACACACAATTTCTATAATACAGAATGTCGGGACATTTACCTGTTaattttatacacacacacatttttatacattttatgcgCTAAAAATTATCGAATTTAAATAATccaaagataatatattttatgtgaaatactAGTTTTTAGTGTTTATTTGATAGATACCTACAGCCGGTCTATATAATAGGTATAGCCGATGATTTGTTTCACTATTTCGAATGAGGCGACTTGATCTAATAAATTGCTACAAAACCATTGCTAGTACGTTGACACGAGTCGTTCGGAAAACAACACAATTTGCATACAGGCATCAGAGGCAGGTAGCCGCGCCGGCTGCCTGCGGGTCATCGTCATCATCCCAACCAGTCCAAGGTGTTTTCGCGTGACATTTCGCTAACGATTAGGacgagattttatatttttggattcGGTCTTGATTATCAGCGGCCATAAATTTATAGTCTTGGTGTTATTGCCTAACCGGtgaggtatattttatagtaataattttatgttaattgccTATTCTCAAATGAGCTAGTTGAAATGGATTTGATGATAATTAAGtgtaactgtaataaaattattaaataggaCCGTATTATGATTTGGCAAAAGATCCAGTATCTTCATAACAAATAAGAGTGGACGATATTAGAAATATTACGAgcttttgataaaaatatacgtgTACTAGGAAACTACAGGATCGTCATGACATTGTGAGTATATGAAGGCCAAGGGGTGCGACGATCGAACGATGTCCATGTGCGTGCCTCGCATACTATTACACACACAATCATGTCCTTTAATATGGGCAATATCTTTAACTACCTAtagaagttatattttaaattgtatgaacTATTCCacatgtatgtttatgtataacAACATATAAATAGAATAGTAAACTTATTAATCGAGACTATGGTGCGCACAAATAACTTTCaataccaattaaaaaaatttggaactgaaatgaaactatattactTATACAAACAAGGCAATTTCAGACAAGTACCTTTTCTGAATTCATTTAAATGTTGGTAAACTTAGGTAGGTTACTTAAAGTAAATGAACTCAAGACAGATGTTTTAAATCGTAATGAAATTATTAGTCATTTCCCAGTAACGCAAACCACAAGTAGAGTTTCGTCAACAAAATGTATTTGCCGTAGTTATTGGCAATACATTTACaccgttatttttttaaacatactcTTTTTTAgaaggtaaatattattgtcatcCCGTTACTTCTGAGACAAAACACCATCAAtactttatgaaaataatgcGCCTGCCGTGTATGCAAATATGGTATGTACTACGGGCCATACGGGGGAGATGAACTCCTACTTTCTATGTATTTCAACCAGCCGATCCCGATTCCTGTTTCGCGGCCACGTGAGTCCCACTGGCCCATATATTCGCAGGTGGTTCGTGACTCACGTTCCCTTGTAAGTTGTAACGTACAATAAAAGCTGGGTATTTATGTCGCGCATATGAAATTAACTATGTACAAGTGCCTGCTTATGCGTGCACCAAAGAGAAATTTTCGGACCTACATACATACACCATTAGAATACAATAACACTAATATTACTATGAAGTAGCGAATAATTTATGACAAATGCAATTTGTTAAGACACTTAGtgaaattattacaatacgaacgtattaataaataaaccggTCAAATGTACCTAATAGTTTGctctattaattataagtacTGTTTTAATTATTGTGGTTGCAACCTGTTTTTGGCCAATTAAATTTCAAAGTAGGCGTACAAAGAATAACAAATTTCATTGATAatttaaagtaacaaaaatgCATTGCAATGGCAGAAAAAAGGTTTTCATTAATACATTTAGGCAGTTATTGTATCTAAATCAATTAATTCATAGGGGAAATTGTACTCTtggtaaacaaaagaaataaaaaataaagacccACTTAGTTATTAAACACAGACAAcgctataattatttaaggaaTGTTTTCTTCAATTTCCACACACAAACAATCGAAATGAAAAAATGACTTACCCATGTTGCAAATTTGTGCCCCATTTCGGGGAGCCTTTTTATCTGTAACAACGAAAACATTTggaatttatgtttttgaattctttatttttaaactcagtTATGCACAcacttgaataatatttttgtaaaacctACCTAATGGTCAATGTTATTAATGAGCGAGTGTGGATGCGTGTTACTCTTCAGCAATTGAGGCTGCGCATGCGTCGCGTGTGTCGCGCGACTGAGCGGGCGCCGCGCGATTCGCCTAGTGTTAAATACTTCGGTGTCATCGAGCTTCGCATAACATCTTGCACCCGTGCTTATGCGCATGAATTATACGTTTTGGGGACACGTGTTCTGTTTTAATGCCCATAAAACATGTCCAGTATAATACTCGTTTGTAATAAGTCTCTGTAaactttcattatttttgtttatttgcgACGCAACGATACCCAACACTAGGAACCTTACTAACCTACGCAGTTAATTAAAACAGGTTTAATATTGCAGGCATTGATAGGATAGtgttaaatttaacatttttttgataataattggAACTACAGAACCATAATGATGCATTATGTAGAGTCttcttgaattatttatttataattacaaataaaaagtaagcTCAGTAAGTTATTCGCCCCATGGTTAATATCGCAACTTACTAGTATGAGCTACCCCTAATTTTTCATCACAAAGGACATTGGCATTACACCCACATTTTAGTCACACTGAGACCTTAAAACATGTTATGTTTCGTAAATACAATATcagtttcaataattttacaacataataCATAAATGCTTCTACACAGCAGAATCTATTAAACAACAACCCTGGTAGGTGTGTGACCGCTTAGAACAGTTTGTCTTTCGAGAGAATGGGTCGACTCTACCATGGTGCTACCACTAATTCAAAATATAGGACTGAATAAGCCACGCTATGGCAAAATTTTCTGACCTTAAAGAGTTGCtatattttcaagtttttttcCCTATTTAACCTCCATTTGCATTGTTTAAAGTTTAACAACGCGCCCACGACGGCCATCGTAACATATTAGATGCTTAAGGACGGCAATGATTGTTTCAAATCCGTTGATTTTAgacattatgtaaaaataagtaatacgtCTGGAAAAGGCTAGTACAAATCCCACCTAGATTGACTCTTTTGGAGACATTAAAAAGGACGCAACCATACAATAGAAcacatgtgtaattttttttgtaaattaaaatcaaaataggaCTCATAATTCACTTGTAATGATGGGAAATATTACGGATAATTATCGTGACGTCTTACTAGTATGAGAAATGATGCGTCACACTATAACAATGCGCTTGAGGAAAATGTATCCTCATTGTGCTTTGTTTACATCCCTCCCAAAAACTTTTAgaagtaataaaactttttgaatTGTTTCGTAATCTTTTGAAAAATCACATAGGGTTAGccacattttatttgatatgatTAAGAAGTTAAATAACTAACATTAGCCATAGATATATGTATCGATTTATTACTACGTCGTGTCTCTgtaccattatttattttatgaatagtaATAACGTCAAATATTCTGCTCTTAATTTAAGAAGCTCGTTTTGCAATTTTtcccaataaaaacaaaatctaatgtGAATGATGTTATGGTTACCCTACAGagacaaataatttttattgaatactacCGGTTTATTCTGCGTATTATTAATGTCAaagtatctaaatatttttttgagtgGAATACGAAAGCACAATGAAGTTTATcttgcaattttatatttatattaattaaataataaatacacaatgaTAACTTTTAACCAACAAAATTTTTTTGGTGGTTTGTAAGGgttcgtatttttaaatatgattaatgtgttattttatgaattatatacaCTTTATCTATACTGAATATTatgatatgtataatattattctatatagtTAATGTTCATAATGGTCCTTtcaggtaaaaataaattttgatgcaatacaataaaacattttatagccAATTTAGATAATTGCCGGGACCGATCAAATATAATTGTACAGACttcgatttcttatgttttatcAGCGATCAAAATAtacatgatatattaaattacatgtTAATATAACCAAAAGATTGCACAAGCAATCTACAAGTCAATCTTATTTGCCGTAGTGCATTTTGCTGCTATCAGTCGAATTTGTAACGTTAGACACCAATCCGTACAGAAGAATGTGTGGTCCAAGCCTCACAAATTATGAAAGGATGTTATTTAGTACTATAATTAGGGCCGCAATGCTAGGTAACTACGAACGACTACTAGCAACAATAATTGTTTTCCAACAATCA
This genomic window contains:
- the LOC119192364 gene encoding chitinase-3-like protein 1, coding for MGHKFATWSLWLLMLYANVLASPHTSPRTFTQSAVETVPYHEPIAPPVRASVESVPLRSIRDEGEGRVPLRDAVEKRPIEVYDGDSTFKFAEDAEVIPNNLKDYYGAATYLNNSTNRNDERLQLGNANLQEMHQTSGGSAVRRIVVCYVESWAAYRAPPLAFTASLVPRSCTHLHYAFATVHPHTYAVVPSNEDYDVVKGGYRIATGLKRRIPGLKVILSIGGEGTDRLFSEIVQEPIRRSLFIESALNFLQEHDFDGLDLHWVYPGEKDDKEREMLTSLLYEIREKFSPYGLLLSTVLPPFRYQIEDGYDLSAVSGATDYTILQAWDMTHGKRDDPPARAVQHSALHRDPGAASRDQRYDNIEFMVKYIVRHGMAPEKLVLGIPLFGRSYTLAPSTHPSPGALISGWGEEGPYTQTKGSLAYFEICMAEREGKGVTGVDDAGNSYAVFDNQWVTYDTPSTVIEKMKFVINSGLAGAAAWAIDMDDFRGLCGSPFPILGAISVTLNGEAVQTDQSSLKIGSCDSDTPYLASDEDSCAHFHFCTGGISYRMSCEEQRLYD